GCGTCCAGCGACAGGGCGGTGAAGCTCTCCAGCGCCTCCAGGCCGACCCGGACGTCCGCCTCGGTCATGTCCGCGTGCGCGGCGATCTCGGCGTTGGACGGCATGCGGCCGGAGACGGTCTGGAGGTCGTGCACGGCGAACCGTACGCGGTTGCGCAGGTCCTGTACCCGGCGCGGCACGTGCAGCGTCCACATGTGGTCGCGGAAGTGCCGCTTGATCTCGCCGGTGATGGTGGGCACGGCGTAGCTCTCGAAGGCGTTGCCGCGCTCGGGGTCGTATCGGTCGACGGCCTTGACCAGGCCGAGTGCGGCGACCTGCCGCAGGTCCTCGAAGCTCTCGCCGCGGCTGCGGAAACGTCCGGCGAGCCGGTCGGCCATGGGCAGCCACGCCTCTACGATCCGCCCGCGGAGGGCGTCGCGCTGCGGTCCCTCGGGCAGCGCGGCCAGCCGGCGGAAGTCCTCGGCGGTGTCGGGGGCGTCGTCGTGCGGGTGGTGCTTCGCGCTCACTGGTGTGGGCATGTGCGTCGCAACTCCCTTGGTTGTGCTCTGGCTTGGACGGTCAACCGCGGGAGTGCGGGCGCGCACCGGTACCGGACACACCCGTGGCGGGACTCGCCGTTCCCACGGACGTGCCTCCTGTCCGAAGCACTGTTCGTCCGCCTGCCCTCACTCACCGTCCTCAAACGCCCACGCGGGTTTTCCGCCTGCCCCCGGGGTCACTCGTGGCGGTGCCGCACAGCCCCCGCACGGAGGGCCGGCCCCCGATCGGACCGGGAGGTCCCGCATGAGCAGCAAAGTCGCCGACCATGTCCTTGAGCGCCTGCGCGAATGGGGTGTGGAGCAGGTCTTCGGCTACCCCGGCGACGGCATCAACGGGCTGCTGGCCGCCTGGGGCCGGGCCGGGAACCGGCCGCGTTTCGTCCAGTCGCGGCACGAGGAGATGTCCGCGTTCCAGGCGGTCGGGTACGCCAAGTTCAGCGGCCGGCTCGGGGTGTGCGCGGCGACCTCGGGGCCGGGCGCGATCCACCTCCTGAACGGCCTGTACGACGCCAAGCTCGACCATGTGCCCGTCCTGGCGATCGTCGGCCAGACGCACCGCTCCGCGATGGGCGGCTCGTACGAGCAGGAGGTGGACCTGCACACGCTGTTCAAGGACGTCGCCTCGGACTTCGTGGAGACGGTGACGGTCCCCGAGCAGCTGCCGAACGTCCTGGACCGGGCGATCCGTACGGCGTACGCGCGCCGCGCCCCCACGGCCGTCATCATCCCCGGCGACGTCCAGGAGCTGGACTACTCGCCGCCCACGCACGAGTTCAAGATGGTGCCCTCCAGCCTGGACCGCACTTCCTGGACGGCGGTCCCCTCGGAGGACTCGGTGCGGCGGGCGGCGGAGATCCTCAACACCGGCGACAAGGTGGCGATCCTGGTCGGCCAGGGAGCGGCCGGCGCACGCGCCGAGGTGGAGCGGATCGCCGAACTGCTCGGCGCGGGCGTGGCGAAGGCGCTGCTCGGCAAGGACGTCCTGAGCGACGAACTGCCCTATGTCACCGGCGCGATCGGCCTGCTGGGCACACGGCCCTCGTACGAGCTGATGCGGGACTGCGACACGCTCCTGACCATCGGATCGTCCTTCCCGTACTCGCAGTTCCTGCCGGACTTCGGCAAGGCGCGCGGTGTGCAGATCGACATCGATCCGCACATGGTCGGGATGCGGTATCCGTACGAGGTGAATCTCGTCGGCGACGCGAAGGCGACGCTGGAGCGGCTGATCCCGCTGATCGCCGCCGAGGAGCGGGGCCGCGAGTGGTACGACACGGTGTGCGACAACGTGGCGCGCTGGCGGGACGTCATGGAGCGGCGCGCGGGGCTGTCGGCCGACCCGATCAACCCGGAGTACGTCACCCGCGCGCTGGACCCGCTGCTGCCGGACGACGCGATCGTCTCCTCCGACTCGGGCTCGGCGGCCAACTGGTACGCCCGCCACCTCACGATGCGGCCCGGCATGCGCGCGTCGCTGTCCGGGACGCTGGCGACGATGGGCTGCGGTGTGCCGTACGCGATCGGCGCCAAGTTCGCCCACCCGGACCGCCCGGCGATCGCCCTGGTCGGGGACGGGGCGATGCAGATGAACGGGCTGGCGGAACTGATCACGGCGGCGAAGTACAAGCACCTCTGGGATGACCCGCGTCTGATCGTGGCCGTGTTCAACAACCGCGACCTCAACCAGGTCACGTGGGAGATGCGCGCCATGGAGGGCGCCCCGTCCTTCCTCCCCTCCCAGGAACTCCCCGACGTCGACTACGCCGCCTTCGCCCGTTCCCTCGGCCTGACCGGCATCCGCGTGGAGAAGCCCGAGGAGGTCGAGCCGGCCTGGCGCGCGGGCCTGGAGTCGGACGGCCCCGCCGTACTCGACTTCCTCACGGACCCGGCCGTCCCCCCGATCCCCCCGCACGCCACCTGGGACCAACTGGAAGCAACGGCCACATCCATCCTGAAGGGCGACCCCGACCGAGGCGCGATGATCCGCCAGGGCTTCAAGTCGAAGATGCAGGAGTTCTTGTCGGGACGGGAGAAGAAGCCCAACTGAACCGGTTCGCCCGACTACCCTGAGTTCCTGCGCGGGAGGGGGCACGGGGGACATGGAGTACGGGGCGGACACGGCGGTCGGGGCAGGAAGACCGCGGGTCTTCATCTCCTACGCCCATGACGACCAGCATCACGTCGACAAGGTGGAGACGCTCTACGAGCTGCTGCGCACACAGGGCGGTCTCGACGCGAAGGTCGATCTTTACGCCGGCGTGCAGCCCCAGGACTGGCCACGGTGGATGATGCGGCAGTATGCCGACGCGGACTACGTCCTCGTCGTCGCGTCTCCCGCATACAAGATCCGCGGTGACCACGAAGAGCAGGACGGGGTGGGACTCGGAGTCTCCTTCGAGGCCACTCTGCTGGGCACGGAGCTCTATGAGAACTACAGAGCCTGGTTCCGGAAGGTCCTCCTGGTCATCCTGCCCGGACGCAGTGAGAAGGAACTGCCCTCGTTCCTGGGAGCCGTGCGAATCAGCCGCTTCCGTGTACCGTCGCTCAACTCGGCGGGCATCGAGCAGCTCGTGCGTTACATGACGGACCAACCCGAGCGCGTCGAGCCGCCGCTCGGCCCAATCCCCGTGTACGGCACCCGCCCGTCCTTGCTGGCGGCATCCTCGCCGTGCTCCCCCGCCGGGGACGTAGTGACGCCCGCCGCTGCGCCCGCGGACATGCCGTCGGGCGGGCTGGACGAGGCTGCCTGGCGGCAGTTGGGCGGGCTGCTCAAGGACGTAAGGCCGGAGAGTTGGGCCGGCCAGGCGTACCAGTGGTCCTTCGGAGCCCCGGGCGGTCCGGGACAGGCCGCCGCACCGTACGGCACGCCCGAAGGCGACTTGTACGCATGGGCCGAGGATCTGGGCGAGCGCCGCCACGCTCCGGGCGCGGTGCCCAAGCCGGTCGCCTTCGCGCACGCCCTCGCGGCCGGTTACGCCGCCGGTGAGAGCCCCGCCGACCAGCAGCGTGCATCGGCGCTGGCCACATGGGTGAGCCGGTTCCTGGACAGCCGGGAGCTGCCGACGCTGCCCGAGGCCCCGGGCATCAAACGCGGCGAGGCGACGCTGACCGTGCGGCTGACGGAGCACCCCCAGCGGCCGGACCGGTACTACGCGGAGATATGGCTGCGCACGACGGACGGAAGACAGCCGCGCCGCCTTCAGCCACCCGAGGACGGGTCGTCGATGGTGGTGGACATGGACGGGGCGCGCGACCTGCTTCAGGAATGCATGCGCAATCTCGCGGAGGCGCTCACCGACGGGAAGCAGGGCCCGGGTACGAAGCTGGAGCGCATCGAGTTCGCCGTCTTCGACGGCCTGCTGGAGGAGGCGTTCGAGCAGTGGCCACTGCAACTGCCCAGGGGGACGCGCTCGCTCGGCAAGCTCTACCAGGTCGTGGTCCGCTGCCCGGACGAGCGCTGCGAGTTCGACCTGCCGCAGCTGTGGTCCCGCCGGTGGCAGTGGCTGACCCGGCGCAACGGCCATGCCGAGCGGCCCACGGCGTGGGTGGCGGAGGAGGACGTCGAAAGCCTGGACGAGCGCATCGGCGAGTGGCGCAGGAACGACCACCCGGTGTGCGTCGCGGTGTCGACGACGCCGGCCCGGTCGAGTGTGTACGCGGCGCTGGACGCCGGAATGCCGATCATCGTCTGGCAGCGCGACAGTCATCGTAGTGATCCCGACGTACCGCCGCTGGATGCGCTGCTGGACCTGCACAGCGTGGCCGACGTGGCGGAACTGCCCGACACGGTGGCGAAGTTGCGCCGGAGCACGAAGGTGCCCGACGCGGCCCGGGCGAGCGTGGTCCTCCTGTGGGACGACCCCAACCACTCGCCGGCCGCGGACCCGTTGAGCGACACGAACCTGATCGCGTGACACGACCGTCCGGCACGCTGCCGGAAACCTACCGGAGGTGCCGTGAAGGACTGGTGGATCTACAAGGGCGACCGGGCGGTGCCGACGCAGCGGCACCTCGCCCGGCTCGCCGAACACCGGCCGCCATGGCGGGTGTTCGAGGGCGAGATCGACCCGGGTCACATCGTGCCCTCGCTCGACGACGAACGGTACGCGGCGGACCGTGAGCGCGGGGCGGGCTACCTCGCCGACGACAACGAGATCGACCTCGTCAACACGGCGCTCCTCCTGCGGCGCCCGCTGCTGGTCACAGGCGTGCCGGGGGTGGGCAAGTCGACGCTGGCGTACAGCATCGCGCAGGACCTGGGACTCGGCCCTGTGCTGCGGTGGCCCATCACCAGCCGGGCCACGCTGCGCGACGGCCTGTACCGGTACGACGCGCTACGGCGCCTGGAGGACGCCAACCTCGCACGCATGCGCGCAGCCCCGGACGAGTCACCAGAGGCGGACGAAGGCGACCGGGAAACAGAGGAGGAACGGCCGTCGGACCGTAAGGCGGCCGCGGACGGCATCGGACGCTATCTTCGGCTGGGCCCCCTGGGCACCGCGTTCCTGCCCGCCGAGCGTCCTCGCGTCCTGCTCGTCGACGAGATCGACAAGTGCGACATCGATCTGCCGGGCGACCTGCTGACCGTTCTGGACGAAGGGCGCTTCGACATCCCGGAGCTGGCCCGGCTCGCGGATCACCAGCAGACGATGACCGTGGGAACCGACGACCCCGGCGTACGGGTCCGGATCACCGCGGGTCAGGTGCAGTGCCGGGCCTTCCCCGTGGTCGTCCTCACCAGCAACGGCGAGCGGGAGTTCCCGCCGGCGTTTCTGCGCCGCTGCATCCGGCTGACCATCGACCTGCCGGAAGAGGAGAAGTTGCTGCGCATCATCGAGCGGCGCATCGGGCCCGACGCGGTGGCGACGGCGACCGGTCCCGATGGTCTGATCCGCACGTTCCTGAGTCGGCGCGAGCGCGGTGAACTGGGCACGGACCAGCTGCTCAACGCCGTGCAGCTGCGCCTGGCCGGAGCGTGGACGGCTCCGGAGGAGATCAAGCAGTTGGCGGACGCGACCCTGCAGCCGCTCAGCGGGCCGGACGCGACGTGATCTCCCACCTCCTGGATCTCCTGCGGGAGGGCGGGGTCGAGGACCCCGGCCCCGAGGAACTGGCGGACATCCTCTGGCTCGCCCAGCACGTCCTGGACGGCCGTTCGTCCGGTACCGAGGACGAGCCCGACGCGGAACCGGAGGAGTCCCCCGCCGAGACACCGGAATCCAAGGAGGATCCGACACCACCGCCCACAGAGCCCGTCGACGGCACCGGCGCCGCGCGCCAGGCAACCCTGCACATCCGGGGCTCCCGCCGGCCTGCGCCACGGGAGCGGCTCGCCGCCCCCGTGCACGTCCCGGCGGAGGCCGCACTGCCGCACGGTCTCGCGCTGACAAGGGCGTTGAAGCCGCTCACCCGCAAGGTGCCGTCCCTCACCGCGTTCGAACTGGACGAAGAGGCGACGGTCACGCGACTCGTGGACGAGGACATCATGGTCCCCGTCCTGCGCCCTGAACCGGCCCGCCGGCTCTGCCTCACCCTGGTCGTCGACACCAGCCCCTCAATGGCCCTGTGGCACAACGAGGTCCGGGAAGTCCAACAAGGACTGGCCCGCCTCGGCGCGTTCCGCGACATCCGCCGCTGGAACCTCTCCCCCGCCCCCGACGGCTCCGGGGTCGAGGTGCGCCCGCACCCGTCGGTGGGCAGACCGGCCCGCCACCACCGCGAGATCCTCGACCCCACCGGGAACCAGCTCATCGTCGTCCTCAGCGACACGGTGGGCTCCATGTGGCACGACGCAACGGCGGAACGCCTGCTGCTCGACTGGGCGCAGCGCTCCCACGTCAGCCTCATGCATCTGCTGCCCAGCTCGCTGTGGAGCCGCGGCGGCGCCGCACCGACGCCGGTGTCGCTGCGGGTGCCGCAGCCGGGGGCGCCGAACTCACGATGGGGCCTCGAGCCCTCCCGCCGCTTCGACTCACGTCGCCGACCGGCCCTGGCGGTTCCCGTGGTGGAGCTGGAGCCCGGACCACTGCGCGGCTGGGCCGAGATGACCGCGGGCAGTTGTCGCTGGACCCCGACGGCCGCGCTGCTGCTGCGGCACGGAGCGCGGGGACGGCGTCGCGAGAAACTGCCGGCCCACCCGACCCCACCAACCGGAACGACGGACGCGGACGCGGACGAGGCGATCCTGCGGTTCCGCAGATCGTCGTCGCCCCGGTCCTGGCAGCTGGCCGGGCTGCTGTCGGCACTGTCCACGGTCACCCTTCCGGTGGCGCGGGTGGTGCAGCGGGCCATGCTGCCGGACTCGTCACGAAGCGAACTGGCCGAGGTCTTCCTCGGCGGGATGCTGCACCGGGCCGAGGACAGGGCCGACGACGCCGAACACGGCGAGCCGCGCTTCGAGTTCACTCCCGATGTCCGCGACGCACTCCTCAACGCTCAGTACCACAGCGATGTGAGCAGGGTCCTGGAGCTGCTGCGCGACGAGGTGACGGCCTTCCTGGAGCCCCGGATCGGGCATCCGCGCGCTTTCGACGCGGCCCTCATGGGTGTCGACCGTGATCAGGCGACCGTGCCCGTGGCCGGGGAGGCCTTCGCCGCTCCCTCTGCTGCGGGGGTGACACGGCTCGGGCACGCCCTTGCGCCCGCCGGCGGCGAAGGGCCTGGCACGTGGGGAAGCACTCAACCGTGCGTCCTGATCAGCCATGTGGGCAGGGATCGCGCGTGGGCCGAGTGGGCCGCATGGCACGTACTGGACGCGGGCTACGAGGCCGTGCTGGACGAGTGGGGACCGGAGCCGGGGCACGACCTGGTCGGCCGGTTACGGCACGAGCTGGAGCGGCCCGGTACGCGAGTCCTCGCCCTGTTCTCCCTGCACTATCCCGGCCCTGATCGGCCTCTCTTCCCGAAGGGCCTCGACTTTCTCACCTTGGTCGGTGACGTCGTCCCGATCAGCCTCGACGAGACCTCGTACCCGCCGCTCGGCCGGCCTCTGCCGACCCTGTCCGGGCTGGGTGAGCAGGAGGCCCGGGAGGCCCTGCTGCGCACGGTGCGGAGCCCGTTCGGCGGCCGTACGGAATTCCTCCCCGCCGGTCGGCCGGGCCGACTGCGGCGGGGAAGGGACGGGGGGCCCAGGCTGCCCGGCACACCTCCGCGGGTGTCGAACCTTCCCGCGCGTGGCTCCGGGTTCACCGGCCGGGAGAGCGAGCTCGCCGACATCCGCGTGCGGCTGGCCCATGAGGGGCGCGTCGCCGTCATCGCCCAGCACGGACACGGCGGGGGCGGACGGAGCAGGCTCGCCGTCGAGTACGCGCACCGCTTCAGTGGTGAGTACGACGTGGTGTGGTGGGTGACGGCCGACAAGCTCGCGCGGATCCCCGAGCAACTGGAGAGGCTGGCGCTGGTGATGGGCGTGGCCCGACCGGGCATCTCACCAGGAGCCGTCCTGCCCGCCCTGGCGGCCGAGCTGCGTTCCCGGCCCCGCTGGCTCCTCGTCTTCGACAATGCCGACGACCCTGCCGTCGTCACCCACATTCCCGACGGGCCCGGGCACGTCCTGGTCACCTCCCGTGACGCCAACCTGCGGCTGAACATCCCGGCCGTCTCCCTGGACGTGCTGTCGGTCAAGGCATCCGTGGCACTGCTGCGCAGCCGACGTCCACAGTTGTCCGCGAGGGACGCCGAGCGGCTGGCGGAGGCCCTTGGCCATCTTCCGCTGGCTCTGGAGATGGCAGGCGCCCTGCTCTCCACCATGAGCCTGGAAGTCTTTCTGCGCGGCCTGGCCCGCGAGGTCGCAGGGCAGCCCGGATGGACACCGCCGGTGGTCGCCGTGATCCGGCAGAGCGCCCTGCGTCTGCGTCGGCGCGATCCCGCGGCGGCGGACCTGCTCGACGCCTGCGCGCTGTTGCCGGCCACGGAGCCCTTCCCGCTGCACGCCTGCGTCCCGGCAGGGAAGAACGCCTCCCGTCTGGGCCGGGCCCTGGCCGACCTCAGGGCCCGGCAACGGCTGTTGAAGGAGGTGAGTGAGATCGGGCTGGCTCGGGTGTCCGACGGCACTCTGCAACTGCATCAGCTCACCAAGGCCGTACTCCGCGGGGATCTCTCCGCCGACGAGCGTCGCCGGGCCGCCGGTGACGCCGGTCGGCTGCTCTCCTCGGCATTCCCCAGCGGAGTGCCCGACCCCGCGACCAGGGCACACTGGCCGGCCCTGCTGGCCCATCTGCTGGCCGTCGCCCCCCGGGATCTCACGACGTCGGCAGCCCGGCAAGCCGCCGGTGAGGCCTGCCGCTACCTCTACGACCGGGACGAGACCGAGATCGTCCTGCGTCGGCTGCGGGAACTC
The DNA window shown above is from Streptomyces chartreusis and carries:
- a CDS encoding thiamine pyrophosphate-requiring protein, with translation MSSKVADHVLERLREWGVEQVFGYPGDGINGLLAAWGRAGNRPRFVQSRHEEMSAFQAVGYAKFSGRLGVCAATSGPGAIHLLNGLYDAKLDHVPVLAIVGQTHRSAMGGSYEQEVDLHTLFKDVASDFVETVTVPEQLPNVLDRAIRTAYARRAPTAVIIPGDVQELDYSPPTHEFKMVPSSLDRTSWTAVPSEDSVRRAAEILNTGDKVAILVGQGAAGARAEVERIAELLGAGVAKALLGKDVLSDELPYVTGAIGLLGTRPSYELMRDCDTLLTIGSSFPYSQFLPDFGKARGVQIDIDPHMVGMRYPYEVNLVGDAKATLERLIPLIAAEERGREWYDTVCDNVARWRDVMERRAGLSADPINPEYVTRALDPLLPDDAIVSSDSGSAANWYARHLTMRPGMRASLSGTLATMGCGVPYAIGAKFAHPDRPAIALVGDGAMQMNGLAELITAAKYKHLWDDPRLIVAVFNNRDLNQVTWEMRAMEGAPSFLPSQELPDVDYAAFARSLGLTGIRVEKPEEVEPAWRAGLESDGPAVLDFLTDPAVPPIPPHATWDQLEATATSILKGDPDRGAMIRQGFKSKMQEFLSGREKKPN
- a CDS encoding RNA polymerase sigma factor SigF, with the translated sequence MPTPVSAKHHPHDDAPDTAEDFRRLAALPEGPQRDALRGRIVEAWLPMADRLAGRFRSRGESFEDLRQVAALGLVKAVDRYDPERGNAFESYAVPTITGEIKRHFRDHMWTLHVPRRVQDLRNRVRFAVHDLQTVSGRMPSNAEIAAHADMTEADVRVGLEALESFTALSLDAELPGSDDGYSLSDALGSADPALDTVVDRESVRPRLAALPERERAILYMRFFGDMTQSRIAEHLGISQMHVSRLISRCCNRVREQVLSDVA
- the fxsT gene encoding FxSxx-COOH system tetratricopeptide repeat protein encodes the protein MISHLLDLLREGGVEDPGPEELADILWLAQHVLDGRSSGTEDEPDAEPEESPAETPESKEDPTPPPTEPVDGTGAARQATLHIRGSRRPAPRERLAAPVHVPAEAALPHGLALTRALKPLTRKVPSLTAFELDEEATVTRLVDEDIMVPVLRPEPARRLCLTLVVDTSPSMALWHNEVREVQQGLARLGAFRDIRRWNLSPAPDGSGVEVRPHPSVGRPARHHREILDPTGNQLIVVLSDTVGSMWHDATAERLLLDWAQRSHVSLMHLLPSSLWSRGGAAPTPVSLRVPQPGAPNSRWGLEPSRRFDSRRRPALAVPVVELEPGPLRGWAEMTAGSCRWTPTAALLLRHGARGRRREKLPAHPTPPTGTTDADADEAILRFRRSSSPRSWQLAGLLSALSTVTLPVARVVQRAMLPDSSRSELAEVFLGGMLHRAEDRADDAEHGEPRFEFTPDVRDALLNAQYHSDVSRVLELLRDEVTAFLEPRIGHPRAFDAALMGVDRDQATVPVAGEAFAAPSAAGVTRLGHALAPAGGEGPGTWGSTQPCVLISHVGRDRAWAEWAAWHVLDAGYEAVLDEWGPEPGHDLVGRLRHELERPGTRVLALFSLHYPGPDRPLFPKGLDFLTLVGDVVPISLDETSYPPLGRPLPTLSGLGEQEAREALLRTVRSPFGGRTEFLPAGRPGRLRRGRDGGPRLPGTPPRVSNLPARGSGFTGRESELADIRVRLAHEGRVAVIAQHGHGGGGRSRLAVEYAHRFSGEYDVVWWVTADKLARIPEQLERLALVMGVARPGISPGAVLPALAAELRSRPRWLLVFDNADDPAVVTHIPDGPGHVLVTSRDANLRLNIPAVSLDVLSVKASVALLRSRRPQLSARDAERLAEALGHLPLALEMAGALLSTMSLEVFLRGLAREVAGQPGWTPPVVAVIRQSALRLRRRDPAAADLLDACALLPATEPFPLHACVPAGKNASRLGRALADLRARQRLLKEVSEIGLARVSDGTLQLHQLTKAVLRGDLSADERRRAAGDAGRLLSSAFPSGVPDPATRAHWPALLAHLLAVAPRDLTTSAARQAAGEACRYLYDRDETEIVLRRLRELHEGWTASLGPDDRDTLRVASHLSVVLAEAGHLEESRVVAEETYERRRRTRGADHPRTLNAASHLADRLARLGLSGRALRLTQDIYERRRRTLGDDHPDTLRTASVLARRLAESLRPGEAQGVAEETYGRQQRVLGIHHPDTRRTESVLAALRHGGPESGQPEA
- a CDS encoding SEFIR domain-containing protein, which encodes MEYGADTAVGAGRPRVFISYAHDDQHHVDKVETLYELLRTQGGLDAKVDLYAGVQPQDWPRWMMRQYADADYVLVVASPAYKIRGDHEEQDGVGLGVSFEATLLGTELYENYRAWFRKVLLVILPGRSEKELPSFLGAVRISRFRVPSLNSAGIEQLVRYMTDQPERVEPPLGPIPVYGTRPSLLAASSPCSPAGDVVTPAAAPADMPSGGLDEAAWRQLGGLLKDVRPESWAGQAYQWSFGAPGGPGQAAAPYGTPEGDLYAWAEDLGERRHAPGAVPKPVAFAHALAAGYAAGESPADQQRASALATWVSRFLDSRELPTLPEAPGIKRGEATLTVRLTEHPQRPDRYYAEIWLRTTDGRQPRRLQPPEDGSSMVVDMDGARDLLQECMRNLAEALTDGKQGPGTKLERIEFAVFDGLLEEAFEQWPLQLPRGTRSLGKLYQVVVRCPDERCEFDLPQLWSRRWQWLTRRNGHAERPTAWVAEEDVESLDERIGEWRRNDHPVCVAVSTTPARSSVYAALDAGMPIIVWQRDSHRSDPDVPPLDALLDLHSVADVAELPDTVAKLRRSTKVPDAARASVVLLWDDPNHSPAADPLSDTNLIA
- a CDS encoding AAA family ATPase, translated to MKDWWIYKGDRAVPTQRHLARLAEHRPPWRVFEGEIDPGHIVPSLDDERYAADRERGAGYLADDNEIDLVNTALLLRRPLLVTGVPGVGKSTLAYSIAQDLGLGPVLRWPITSRATLRDGLYRYDALRRLEDANLARMRAAPDESPEADEGDRETEEERPSDRKAAADGIGRYLRLGPLGTAFLPAERPRVLLVDEIDKCDIDLPGDLLTVLDEGRFDIPELARLADHQQTMTVGTDDPGVRVRITAGQVQCRAFPVVVLTSNGEREFPPAFLRRCIRLTIDLPEEEKLLRIIERRIGPDAVATATGPDGLIRTFLSRRERGELGTDQLLNAVQLRLAGAWTAPEEIKQLADATLQPLSGPDAT